TATTTACTCAGTTGTGATGGAATCATTTTCTTACTCGATCCCATCCGCAGTAAAAAAGATGGGAAATCCTACCAATCTTTGCTATTAAAGTTGTTTGAGGAGTTTAAGAAGCGTTCTCAACCCGAAAATAGGATCGAGGGGAGACTACCACAATATATGGCATTCTGCTTGACAAAGGTGGACAAAGAGGGAATATGGGAGCAACTATGGACTAAAGTAAGGCATCCAGATGATAAAAAAGAAGCGGATGAAGAGTTGATGTTAGCCGCCAAAGATTTAGCCAAAGATGTGATGGGTGACTTGTTATTTGAGAGTCTGGAACACAATTATTGTGTCAAAAATCGGTATACTTTCTTTCCTCTAGCATCTATTGGTCGCTATCGTGATGAAAAAGATAAAACTTGGAAAGAAGCTGTAATCGATCCAGATGTTTCAGACACTCAATCTTCTCAATCTGCCCAATCATCACAAGTAACGCGTTATACAACTGGCTTCGATCCTGATGCTCCATCAGTAGGGCTTAACCCAACTCCCAGTTCTACTTCATCATCAATAGGTGGGGGTGGTTTTGCATCAGGTAACAATGCACCCAAGACTCCACAATCACCTTCCAAACCGAAACCACAGATTAATCAAGATGTAAAATATGAACCATTTTACGTCATCGAACCAATTGAGTGGTTAATCAATAATTTTAAAAAATAACCACCATTCCGTCAATCGACCAAGCACCAGTCATAGCTTGTGGCAGGAGCATTTTAGAACCGACTCCATTCACAGAACACAAACTTTTTCACCTATGTACTCACAGTTTATTCACGGCAAATTGGTTAGCAATCAAGCGTCTGGATACCAGCTTGTTGCTCGCAGCGCTGACTTGACCAATGAAGTTAGCCTCAAAACTATGGCAGAAAAAACCCATCGCTTTTGGGGTGCAAGACCACCAGAGACACCAAAAGCCGTTGGAATTTTTTGGCAAGAAGATAAGTTGGTATTAATCAAAGCTGAAACTGCTGTTGACGCTCAAAATCAGTTGGTAATTAATGGAACAAGAGGGTTCAATCAGCACCGCTATGTTTTTATTTCAGTTACGTCAATATTAGCATGGCAAGGCCGGACGTTTCCTCTGCTATCTTGGATGTATGAACAACCTATCCCAGTCTTGGATCGGTTTCAAGCTGATTTGCCCCATTTATCAATTCCACCTTTAGAAGAGGTAAAATCAGCCGAAATTAGGGAGAACGAATCTCAAAAAATTCGCTTATGCTTGGAAGAGGACAACCGAAATGATCCTTTGTTTTTCTCTGCATTATCCGCAGTAGTTAATGGTAAACGCTTACTTTTAACCAATCAAAACATAGATAATCCTCCTGAAAATTGGATCGAGAGTATCTTGTTACTACTCCCTGCTGGTATTCGCCCTCAAATCTCGATTGCTATTGGCACTCTTGAAGAGCAGGGATGTACTTGGGCAAAACTGGTTGTTAAAACCAATCAGCATTCTTCTCGATCGCTACCTGAAAATACGCTCTGGCTCAACCGTGCTACTCAAACATTTGAGGGACAGTCTGAGGAAAATACATTTGAGAATCGCTATGTTGATTATATCCGCGACCATCTAGCTCAAGCTCCAGATACTCTTCAGCAACTGATCCAAAAATTAGATGAAATAGTTGACGATGATATTACGCTAGATTCCCTAGCTCAATCCCAAATAATCATCCGTTTGATTCCTGTATTGCCTGAAGAACAACAAGATGAGTTATTATCAAAATATATTTCTGAATTGACGATCGAAAAGTGGGCAGAGTTAATCCCACAGATCGTCAATGAAGATTATCAACAGGGGCTTGTTTTCGCCTGGACAGAGTTGGGCAAAAAGAAAACTTTAGAAGCTCAAGCAATCTCACTAATGTTGAAGATTTGGAGTCGCCTTCTCAATTCTCAATTAGTCCAGTCGTTAGATGAACTACAGAAAAATTTACCTTTAGCTGAGATATTGCTGAAGCATGGGCTATTACAGCAAAACCGCCGCACACTTGAAGATCCGGGAATTGTAGAAACATTAATTGCACTCTGTAAAAGTGTGGTAGCTGATAAAGCTGGTTCTGATTGGCTAGAAGCATGGAAATTTGCTACTCATCTGGCAACTCATAAACTTTTTGAAGATGAAAAAGAGACTTTTTCACTACTCGATACTGCCCTATTAGGCAACATTCCTGTTACGGATTTATACAAGTTTTTCACCTTCAAGCTGGCAAGTTTGTTGCCGAATATTGAGGTAGAACAGTTCAAACAGAGTAATTTGCACGGACAGCTTACCACAAAAAATAGAGAACTAGCAGACTTGCTTGATATCTTACTTGCAGAATGCCATGCAGGTTTAGCAAATCTGCCGAAGATCGCCAACTTAATAGAGATGGATAACGCTACAAAAGATAATTGGTACGCAACATTTCTGAAGAAATGGTCGCCTTCCTGGGAAAATGCCAAGTTTCTATTAGTTGAGGTAATTAAAGAAACCCCAAATTCTGGTAATCATTTCAGTCGCTATGAGTTTCATCAAACCTATACTTGGTTTGAGCCACAGCAGCCTGAACTCAAGCAAATCTTCAATAACTTGCAGCAGAATTATAACTGTGAAAATTGGGTCAACTTGGCGGAGGCTATCTATGACATCCAAAAAGAGCAGACTGAATTTGTGGATAGCTTAGTGGGAAATATCTTTCCTGTTGCGGTAATGCACAAATGGCTACCCTTAATTGTTAATGATGAGAATCTTAGGAAAAATGTTATTGCCACATCCTCTGCATGGCAAAGTCTTACGGATGAAGAATTCAATCAACTTGTTCGTAGTTCCCAACAGTATGTTCCTACATTGACGCGCTGTTTGCGAGATGGCGATAGCTTGCGCCTCTCCTGGATTAAGGGTGACTTATTGCATTACCTTGGCCAAACTTGGATACGACAAAAGAGAATTGATGAGGATTTAAGAGATGTAATCACTAGCTCTAGAGTGACTGATACATTGACAACTCAAGATCGGTTGATTCTACAATGTCTGAGTTGGGAACCGGGAATTGAACTCAATCTAGAACTACTGCTAGGAGTGAAAACTGTTTTGACACCTGAGCAGAAAGTTGATTTGCAGATGAAGGCTAAGACAATAGTAGCCGACTACAACGATGCTGAACAAACACGCAGGTTGCTTAATGACTGTGCAGGATGGGGTTTAGGATTAAATGAACGGAAAGAGATTCTTGAAGCGGTTAAACCTTCAGCGTGCAATTTTAAATTAATCATTCCCTATCTCTATCTTGAAGGTAAAGTCATTAATCTGGCTGAAGAACAGCAGTTAATCGGATTATTACTGCAACTAGAATTGAACGATCCAGAAAGAGTCGATCTAGAAAAATTTTCCGTAGATGTTTTCACTCAATACATATTACCAAGCCGAAATCTGGAGTGGCTCAAGTGGTGGCGAGATAAATCCCTGGAAAAGCAGGTTTACCAAAAGGCCTTTGAAAGTGTTGCTCAAAAATATATGCAGAATCTCTCGATGAAAGATTTCGGGAATTATATCAAAGAGTTAAAAACATATTCCCTAGTTGAAGAGGCTCGTTGGATGTGTAAGTTAATCCCTAGGGAGATACAAGAATTGTTGGCTTAACCTATCATTGAAGATCCGGTTTAAACCGTTATGTATATATTCAGTGAGATAGATGTCTATTGAATTGATTGGCAAATCCACCTTGTAAAGATACTAAAATGAGTACACAACCTCCAAAACCATCTAGACCTCCGTGGAAATGTTCTGGTGGAGCAGATAACTCACACCCGCCAGTAATGAATGATGGCTATAAGTGTAAAGAATGTAATCGAACATACGCTGATTACGCCTCCGAGCAGTATCTGAAACTTAAAAAAGATGCAAATCCAATTGACAAAGATCGGAGAGCAACTTGGCAACTAGTCATACTCTTTTCTTCAGGTATTGCTTCTATAATGGCTTTATTTCTAGTCATTGGTGCGATTTGGTATGCTGGGAAAAAAGTTTATGAAGCACATAATCTAGTTAATCAGATTCCTGAATTACAACAATCACTGGATGAGACTCAAACCAAATTGGAGTCAACTCAGGCTGAACTGGAACAGATGAAGAATGATTTAAGACAGACTACTGCTAATTGGCATGAAGCTGAAGCTAAATCAGAGGAATTAGAGAAATTACTGGCTGATACCCAGAAAGATTTGAGCGCAGTTACAGCGCGATCGCGAAAATTAGCAACAAGAGTGACCAATACTCAATCAGAGTTGGATTCAATGAAACAACCAATGGAAGGTATAACCTCTGATATTACACGAATCGATCAAGAGTTAACTCAAATCCAAGAAAAACTGCCCCCCGATCCACTATGGTAAAGTTTAGCTATATTGTTTTCATAATCAGTCATTGAGGAGAGAGTTGGTTATGGACAACCCGTTATTTTCTCTGGCATTT
This region of Roseofilum reptotaenium CS-1145 genomic DNA includes:
- a CDS encoding TRAFAC clade GTPase domain-containing protein, which translates into the protein MNANNPFSQVSTTFKNLLNRQTSPTEPTDIRIGIWGAAGSGKTTYLAMLYRALLPYQGWVVDADPESLNFILQHIDTIDEKGEFPDPTETADNIPIFTYTLKEQDASGPTGFEVVLNFLDAPGEFYEDIDSTSAETVKIFKASSTRNSGEIQDDDQNQDDQNQIDLNGIVDYLLSCDGIIFLLDPIRSKKDGKSYQSLLLKLFEEFKKRSQPENRIEGRLPQYMAFCLTKVDKEGIWEQLWTKVRHPDDKKEADEELMLAAKDLAKDVMGDLLFESLEHNYCVKNRYTFFPLASIGRYRDEKDKTWKEAVIDPDVSDTQSSQSAQSSQVTRYTTGFDPDAPSVGLNPTPSSTSSSIGGGGFASGNNAPKTPQSPSKPKPQINQDVKYEPFYVIEPIEWLINNFKK